A single region of the Branchiostoma lanceolatum isolate klBraLanc5 chromosome 1, klBraLanc5.hap2, whole genome shotgun sequence genome encodes:
- the LOC136444879 gene encoding ribosomal RNA small subunit methyltransferase NEP1-like, which translates to MAAPKRNFDGDGKFDVPDPKKKKTLHEKDQEKRLIVILEKASLEAVKNGKSYELLNCDKHKGLMRKHNKDPAQCRPDIAHQCLLMLFDSPLNRAGLLQVYVHTENNVLIEIHPQTRIPRTFERFAGLMVQLLHKFSIRASDGPHKLLKVIKNPVTDHLPTGCTKIGMSFHADSVVNPRDLVPTDKPIVLVIGAMAHGSVDPDYIEKSLSISNYPLSGALTCAKVCTAFEEVWGVV; encoded by the exons ATGGCGGCCCCCAAAAGAAATTTCGACGGAGACGGAAAGTTTGATGTGCCCGACcctaagaagaagaaaacactgcacgaaaaggaTCAAGAGAAGCGTCTCATCGTCATACTTGAAAAGGCCTCTTTAGAAGCAGTCAAG AATGGGAAGAGCTACGAGCTTCTGAACTGTGACAAACACAAGGGGCTGATGAGAAAACACAACAAGGACCCCGCTCAGTGCCGACCAGACATTGCTCATCAG TGTCTGCTGATGTTGTTTGACAGTCCCTTAAACAGAGCTGGTCTCCTACAAGTCTACGTCCACACAGAGAACAATGTCCTCATAGAAATCCACCCACAAACAAGAATACCCCGAACCTTCGAGAGATTTGCTGGACTTATGG TTCAGCTGCTGCATAAGTTCAGTATCAGAGCTTCAGATGGACCTCACAAGCTGTTGAAG GTTATCAAAAACCCAGTGACTGACCACTTACCGACTGGCTGTACCAAGATTGGTATGTCTTTCCACGCTGATTCTGTGGTGAACCCACGTGATCTCGTTCCCACTGACAAACCAATCGTTTTGGTGATCGGCGCCATGGCCCACGGTTCG GTGGACCCTGACTACATAGAGAAGTCCCTGTCCATCAGCAACTATCCCCTGTCTGGAGCTCTCACATGTGCTAAGGTCTGCACCGCCTTTGAGGAGGTCTGGGGCGTGGTTTAA